A region from the Kribbella shirazensis genome encodes:
- a CDS encoding WS/DGAT/MGAT family O-acyltransferase: MSVVGPLDAMFLGGESREQPMHVGGLMLFELPEGAGRDHVFPERSRDYVSRLYDELVAAPRVNPLFARRVRNRLPDLGYWSWEQDDEIDLEYHVRLSALPRPGRYRELFELTSRLHGTLLDRHRPLWEMHLIEGVEGRRFAIYSKIHHSMIDGVTALRWMQETLTTDSTRTNMPATFALPGGASGAGAAGAAGAGLGGIPTAAELLAAIGRVPGRTFGSAVHAVGGAGRLLAELAGLPPAGLKSLLHSTMPFQAPRTILNQPVTGARRFAAQSWPIERLEKVRAITGATLNDVLLAMCSGALRNYLLELNALPDKALTAMVPVSLRTTDSGPGSGPGGGNSLATLIADLATDEADPEKRIRRIMASTTQAKSVLSGLSPLQNLIVGALGFGVAGPAAVLPGVAGRTTPPYNVVISNVPGPTESPLYWNGSRLLGLYPASIVLNGQALNISVTSYAHQLHFGLIGCRRTVPHLQHMLTHLETSLTELENLH; encoded by the coding sequence ATGAGCGTGGTGGGGCCGCTGGATGCGATGTTCCTGGGTGGTGAGAGCCGGGAACAGCCGATGCACGTCGGTGGGCTGATGTTGTTCGAGCTTCCGGAAGGGGCCGGGCGGGACCACGTGTTCCCGGAACGCTCACGCGACTACGTTTCGCGGCTGTACGACGAACTCGTGGCGGCGCCGCGGGTGAACCCGCTGTTCGCGCGGCGGGTGCGCAACCGGCTGCCGGACCTCGGCTACTGGTCGTGGGAACAGGACGACGAGATCGATCTCGAGTACCACGTCCGGCTGTCCGCGCTGCCTCGCCCGGGGCGGTACCGCGAGCTGTTCGAGCTGACCAGCCGTCTGCACGGGACGCTGCTCGACCGGCACCGCCCGCTGTGGGAGATGCACCTGATCGAGGGCGTCGAGGGCCGCCGGTTCGCGATCTACAGCAAGATTCACCACTCGATGATCGACGGCGTCACAGCCTTGCGGTGGATGCAGGAGACGCTCACCACCGACTCCACCCGGACGAACATGCCCGCGACCTTCGCGCTGCCAGGCGGGGCGTCGGGAGCGGGGGCCGCCGGGGCCGCCGGGGCCGGGCTCGGCGGGATACCGACCGCGGCGGAACTGCTTGCGGCCATCGGCCGCGTTCCTGGGCGGACGTTCGGCTCCGCCGTGCACGCTGTAGGTGGTGCCGGGCGGTTGCTGGCCGAGCTGGCCGGGCTGCCTCCGGCCGGGTTGAAGAGCCTGCTGCACTCGACGATGCCGTTCCAGGCGCCGCGGACGATCCTCAACCAGCCGGTGACCGGGGCACGCCGGTTCGCGGCGCAGTCGTGGCCGATCGAGCGGCTGGAGAAGGTCCGGGCGATCACCGGCGCGACGCTCAACGACGTACTGCTGGCGATGTGTTCAGGGGCCCTGCGCAACTATCTGCTCGAGCTGAACGCGCTGCCTGACAAGGCGTTGACGGCCATGGTGCCGGTGTCGCTGCGTACGACTGACAGTGGACCGGGCAGTGGCCCGGGCGGCGGCAATTCGCTGGCCACGCTGATCGCCGACCTCGCCACCGACGAGGCCGACCCGGAGAAGCGCATCCGCCGGATCATGGCGTCCACCACTCAGGCCAAGAGCGTCCTGTCCGGCCTCAGCCCGCTGCAGAACCTGATCGTCGGCGCCCTCGGCTTCGGCGTCGCCGGACCCGCCGCGGTCCTTCCCGGCGTGGCCGGCCGTACGACGCCGCCGTACAACGTCGTGATCTCGAACGTCCCCGGCCCCACCGAGAGCCCGCTCTACTGGAACGGCTCCCGCCTGCTGGGCCTCTACCCCGCGAGCATCGTCCTCAACGGTCAGGCCCTCAACATCAGCGTCACCAGCTATGCCCACCAGCTGCACTTCGGCCTGATCGGCTGCCGCCGGACCGTCCCGCATCTGCAGCACATGCTCACCCACCTCGAGACCTCCTTGACGGAGCTCGAGAACCTCCATTAG
- a CDS encoding VOC family protein yields MRLDHLSYACGPDGCAATLERLSEQLGAEFVDGGVHPRFGTVNHVLPLENDRYIEVVDVLDHPASDKAPFGQAVRARKELGGGWLGWVVAVRDMEGMEKRLGRQAVPGNRHRPDGVNLTWRQIGVKGLIADPQLPFFVHWDDLSEHPSIGGKDIKLTGLEIAGDPHRVTDWIGHPADHLLDDLEVTWAGPNGQPGLVAAVFNTPNGAVRI; encoded by the coding sequence ATGCGTCTGGATCATCTGTCGTACGCGTGCGGACCGGATGGCTGCGCGGCCACGCTCGAGCGGCTCTCGGAGCAGCTCGGGGCGGAGTTCGTGGACGGCGGGGTGCACCCGCGCTTCGGCACGGTGAACCACGTCCTCCCGCTGGAGAACGACCGCTACATCGAGGTGGTCGACGTCCTCGACCACCCGGCGTCGGACAAGGCGCCGTTCGGTCAGGCGGTCCGCGCCCGCAAGGAGCTGGGCGGTGGCTGGCTCGGCTGGGTGGTGGCGGTCCGCGACATGGAGGGGATGGAGAAGCGCCTCGGCCGGCAAGCGGTCCCCGGCAACCGGCACCGCCCCGACGGGGTGAACCTGACCTGGCGGCAGATCGGCGTGAAGGGCCTGATCGCCGACCCGCAGCTGCCGTTCTTCGTGCACTGGGACGACCTGTCCGAGCACCCGTCGATCGGCGGCAAGGACATCAAACTGACCGGGCTCGAGATCGCCGGCGACCCGCACCGGGTCACCGACTGGATCGGCCACCCCGCCGACCACCTGCTCGACGACCTCGAGGTCACGTGGGCAGGCCCCAACGGCCAGCCCGGCCTGGTGGCCGCCGTCTTCAACACCCCGAACGGCGCCGTCCGGATCTAA
- a CDS encoding HD domain-containing protein has protein sequence MEIPTDAEIRALHREYAPSREAFEIVHEHCRLVCSLAEQFFARLDLDTDLVRAGALLHDIGVYRLESSPYVRHGVLGHSLLASLGFPVEICRFASCHTGVGITRDDVLRQSLPIPVDDYVPRTPEEELVLYADKFHSKRTPPVFLSGDTYAREVARFGAEKVVRFGALRERYGDPSLGALSETTGYAVV, from the coding sequence ATGGAGATCCCGACCGACGCCGAGATCCGTGCATTGCACCGGGAGTACGCGCCGAGCCGCGAGGCGTTCGAAATCGTCCACGAGCACTGCCGGCTGGTGTGTTCGCTGGCCGAGCAGTTCTTCGCCCGCCTCGACCTCGACACCGACCTGGTCCGCGCCGGCGCGCTACTGCACGACATCGGGGTTTACCGCCTGGAGTCGTCACCGTACGTGCGGCACGGAGTACTCGGGCACTCGTTGTTGGCGTCGCTCGGTTTCCCGGTCGAGATCTGCCGGTTCGCGTCCTGTCACACGGGCGTCGGGATCACGCGGGACGACGTACTGCGTCAGTCGCTGCCGATCCCGGTCGACGACTACGTGCCGCGGACGCCGGAGGAGGAGCTGGTCCTGTACGCCGACAAGTTCCACAGCAAGCGCACGCCGCCGGTGTTCCTGTCGGGTGACACGTATGCCCGTGAGGTCGCGCGGTTCGGGGCGGAGAAGGTGGTGCGCTTCGGTGCGCTGCGGGAGCGGTACGGCGATCCTTCGCTGGGCGCGTTGAGCGAAACCACGGGGTACGCCGTCGTCTGA
- a CDS encoding sugar phosphate isomerase/epimerase family protein encodes MTSRTTAKIGLSTASVYPESTASGFELAARLGYDGVEVMIGIDPLSTQIDAIQRLIDYHQLPVLALHAPTLLIMQRVWGTDPWSKLERSAEAAKELGADVVVVHPPFRWQRDYARGFVEGIARLEAETGVTLAVENMYPWRAPGRDLQAYAPSWDPTEQSYAHTTLDLSHSSTAGQDCVELAATMGESLTHVHLTDGTGSAKDEHLVPGRGTQRAADLLSGLARQDFRGHIIIEINTRRATSRSEREVDLVESLEFTRKHFVRTTAARRTSFAVTPEGEISELTP; translated from the coding sequence ATGACCTCCCGTACGACCGCCAAGATCGGCCTGTCCACCGCCTCGGTCTATCCCGAGTCGACCGCCAGCGGCTTCGAGCTGGCCGCCCGGCTCGGGTACGACGGTGTCGAGGTGATGATCGGGATCGACCCGCTGAGTACTCAGATCGACGCGATCCAGCGACTGATCGACTACCACCAGCTTCCGGTGCTCGCGCTCCACGCGCCGACCCTGCTGATCATGCAGCGCGTCTGGGGGACAGACCCGTGGAGCAAGCTCGAGCGCAGCGCCGAGGCCGCGAAGGAGCTGGGCGCCGACGTGGTCGTCGTCCATCCGCCGTTCCGCTGGCAGCGGGACTACGCGCGCGGGTTCGTCGAGGGGATCGCCCGGCTGGAGGCCGAGACCGGCGTGACGCTGGCGGTGGAGAACATGTACCCGTGGCGCGCGCCCGGCCGTGACCTGCAGGCGTACGCGCCGAGCTGGGACCCGACCGAGCAGAGCTACGCGCACACCACCCTCGACCTGTCGCACTCCTCGACCGCCGGGCAGGACTGCGTCGAGCTGGCCGCGACGATGGGCGAGAGCCTCACCCATGTGCACCTGACCGACGGCACCGGCTCCGCGAAGGACGAGCACCTCGTGCCCGGCCGCGGGACCCAGCGCGCCGCGGACCTGCTGTCGGGGCTCGCGAGACAGGACTTCCGCGGTCACATCATCATCGAGATCAACACCCGGCGGGCCACCTCGCGCTCGGAGCGGGAGGTCGACCTCGTCGAGTCGCTCGAGTTCACCCGCAAGCATTTCGTCCGGACGACCGCCGCACGTCGTACGTCGTTCGCGGTCACCCCGGAGGGGGAGATCTCGGAGCTGACTCCGTGA
- a CDS encoding DUF222 domain-containing protein has product MFETGLEELSDRDLLAAAAEYAQDQEHAAVGILRAALAFADRNAVLEDHEPLPGCERLVVYGGEGCPGVAEFAPVEFGAVIGISSGAAAALIGEALALRHRLPRVWAAVLSGHAVSWRARKIAHACLTLSLDAAAIVDRRVAGIVNTLTPGRLRSIVTAAVWEADPDQARAAAEAAAKSRGVFVAQSDEHGTKRILIRAASGAAIRFDATIEDLAWALAVLGDTDPLDQRRAEAVDWIADPAAAQQLLNTARDLAHTQTTPTPTDRSDTADTADTPGTAMSSDASPVAEEFRQEASGATPDGVEETGRDRVGYRAAEGSGGNWGGGRWDDGCGDGWEGRGGMAGPKCHDAPTRSRDAARDPRAGDIAATPPADRNHRPASHSASHSATDCATDCADDLVDDLANDPSGEPFDGGVSTPVDGVVGSDADGDADRDARFTRRVLAGTLQARLAAIKRDAYRHGLGAGSDGRSRRNRHTLYVHLTDKTLATGNGVLRVEELGPMLASQLTELLGHDQVVVKPVIDLHDQVSVHSYEIPDRIRERVRLRHPVDMFPYGTAEATVSMDQDHITPYKHSKIGPPGRTGSRDRTGPPEPSGRPGRTGPPGKPGQTSVDNLIPHSRLHHRAKTFGGWRNRRLPSGGIEWISPHGFRFIVDHTGTHPISPAPGP; this is encoded by the coding sequence ATGTTCGAGACTGGTCTGGAGGAGCTCAGCGACCGTGACCTGCTGGCCGCGGCCGCCGAGTACGCCCAGGATCAAGAACACGCCGCGGTAGGGATCCTGCGGGCCGCGCTGGCCTTCGCCGACCGCAACGCCGTGCTGGAAGACCACGAGCCGCTGCCGGGGTGTGAGCGGCTGGTGGTGTACGGCGGTGAGGGCTGTCCGGGGGTGGCCGAGTTCGCGCCGGTCGAGTTCGGTGCCGTGATCGGCATCTCCAGCGGCGCCGCCGCCGCACTGATCGGGGAAGCGCTGGCGCTGCGGCACCGGCTCCCGCGGGTCTGGGCCGCGGTGCTGTCCGGACACGCGGTCAGCTGGCGGGCCCGCAAGATCGCCCACGCCTGCCTCACCCTGTCCCTGGACGCGGCCGCGATCGTGGACCGCCGAGTCGCCGGGATCGTGAACACCCTCACCCCGGGCAGACTGAGGTCCATCGTCACCGCCGCGGTCTGGGAAGCCGACCCCGACCAGGCCCGCGCGGCCGCCGAAGCCGCGGCCAAGTCCCGGGGGGTGTTTGTCGCCCAGTCCGACGAGCACGGCACCAAACGGATCTTGATCCGTGCCGCGTCCGGCGCCGCGATCCGCTTCGACGCCACCATCGAAGACCTCGCCTGGGCGCTAGCCGTGCTGGGCGACACCGACCCCCTCGACCAGCGCCGCGCCGAAGCCGTCGACTGGATCGCCGACCCCGCTGCCGCCCAACAACTCCTCAACACCGCCCGCGACCTCGCCCACACCCAAACCACACCCACGCCCACCGACAGGTCCGATACCGCCGATACCGCCGACACGCCCGGCACCGCCATGTCGTCCGATGCTTCCCCTGTAGCAGAAGAGTTTCGGCAAGAGGCGTCGGGAGCCACGCCGGACGGCGTCGAGGAAACCGGCAGGGATCGAGTCGGCTATCGCGCAGCAGAAGGCAGCGGAGGTAACTGGGGTGGCGGCCGGTGGGACGATGGCTGTGGTGACGGTTGGGAGGGCCGCGGCGGGATGGCCGGGCCTAAGTGCCACGATGCCCCGACACGCAGCCGTGACGCCGCCCGAGACCCACGCGCCGGCGACATCGCCGCGACACCCCCGGCCGACCGCAACCACCGCCCGGCCAGCCACTCCGCCAGCCACTCCGCCACCGACTGCGCCACCGACTGCGCCGATGACCTAGTCGATGACCTGGCCAACGATCCGTCCGGCGAGCCGTTCGACGGCGGGGTCTCCACGCCGGTCGACGGCGTGGTCGGCAGTGACGCCGATGGTGATGCGGATCGCGATGCCCGGTTCACGCGACGGGTCCTGGCGGGCACGCTGCAGGCCCGCCTGGCCGCCATCAAGCGCGACGCCTACCGCCACGGTCTCGGCGCGGGCAGTGATGGACGGAGCCGGCGGAACCGGCACACCCTGTACGTCCACCTCACCGACAAGACCCTTGCCACCGGCAACGGCGTACTCCGCGTCGAGGAACTCGGACCGATGCTCGCAAGCCAACTGACCGAGCTGCTCGGACACGACCAGGTTGTCGTCAAGCCAGTGATCGATCTGCACGATCAGGTCAGTGTTCACAGCTACGAGATCCCGGATCGGATCCGTGAACGCGTCCGGCTCCGCCATCCCGTCGACATGTTCCCCTACGGCACCGCCGAGGCCACCGTCTCGATGGACCAAGACCACATCACGCCGTACAAACACTCCAAGATCGGACCACCCGGCCGCACCGGCTCACGCGATCGCACCGGCCCACCCGAGCCATCGGGCCGACCTGGTCGAACAGGCCCGCCGGGCAAGCCGGGGCAGACCAGCGTCGACAACCTCATACCGCACAGCCGGCTCCACCACCGCGCGAAAACCTTCGGCGGCTGGCGTAACCGGCGCCTGCCCAGCGGCGGCATCGAATGGATCAGCCCCCACGGATTCCGCTTCATCGTCGACCACACCGGTACGCACCCGATCTCACCGGCGCCCGGCCCGTAG
- a CDS encoding TetR family transcriptional regulator, whose protein sequence is MTVSRRTPGRRPGGPDTRGEILRAARESFADKGFAATSIRAVARQAGVDAALVHHYFGSKDELFIEAMALPLDPRVVAARILDGTREDLGRRIVAVFLGVWESDEGQQRMKAMLRSVVTSDEVARLMREGMTRMILEPVSQFLEPPDAKLRVGLIASHMIGVALTRYVVELEPVAAADLETLVDRISPAIQQYVTG, encoded by the coding sequence GTGACCGTGTCCCGCCGTACGCCGGGACGCCGTCCGGGGGGACCGGACACCCGCGGTGAGATCCTGCGGGCGGCCCGGGAATCCTTTGCGGACAAGGGATTCGCGGCCACGTCGATCCGCGCGGTCGCGCGCCAGGCCGGCGTCGACGCGGCGCTCGTGCACCACTACTTCGGCAGCAAGGACGAGCTGTTCATCGAGGCGATGGCCCTGCCACTGGACCCGCGGGTCGTGGCCGCGCGGATCCTCGACGGTACCCGCGAGGACCTCGGACGGCGGATCGTCGCCGTCTTCCTCGGCGTCTGGGAGTCGGACGAGGGGCAGCAGCGGATGAAGGCGATGCTGCGCAGTGTCGTGACCAGCGACGAGGTCGCGCGGCTGATGCGCGAGGGGATGACGCGGATGATCCTCGAGCCCGTCTCGCAGTTCCTCGAGCCCCCCGACGCCAAGCTGCGGGTGGGGCTGATCGCCAGTCACATGATCGGAGTCGCGCTCACGCGGTACGTGGTCGAACTGGAACCGGTCGCCGCCGCCGACCTGGAGACTCTCGTCGACCGGATCTCGCCGGCGATCCAGCAGTACGTGACCGGCTGA
- a CDS encoding Ppx/GppA phosphatase family protein encodes MRLGVLDVGSNTVHLLVVDAHRGAAPLPAYSHKTELRLAEHLDKDGKIDQSGADGLVAFTKEAVELAEDKGCESVLSFATSALREAPNGEKVLERVKKETGIMLEVLSGEDEARLTFLAVRRWFGWSSGRLAVFDIGGGSLEIAAGSDEQPTVAVSVPLGAGRLTREGLTADPPDKDEVKALRRRIRLEMAAVAGPVLRAGRPQRSVASSKTFRSLARITGAAPSADGPYVPRTLNRDDLNEWIPKLIKMSAAERASLPGVSAGRASQLTAGALVADAVMDLFDLPALEVCPWALREGVILSRLDQLQPR; translated from the coding sequence ATGCGGCTCGGCGTACTCGACGTGGGATCCAACACCGTCCACCTGCTCGTGGTGGACGCGCATCGTGGTGCCGCGCCGCTGCCGGCGTACTCGCACAAGACCGAGCTGCGGCTGGCCGAGCACCTGGACAAGGACGGCAAGATCGACCAGTCCGGCGCCGACGGGCTGGTCGCCTTCACCAAGGAAGCGGTCGAGCTCGCCGAGGACAAGGGCTGCGAGTCGGTGCTGTCGTTCGCCACGTCAGCGCTGCGCGAGGCGCCGAACGGCGAGAAGGTGCTGGAGCGGGTCAAGAAGGAAACCGGCATCATGCTCGAGGTGCTCAGCGGCGAGGACGAGGCCCGGCTGACGTTCCTCGCCGTACGGCGGTGGTTCGGCTGGTCCTCGGGCCGCCTGGCGGTGTTCGACATCGGCGGCGGCTCGCTGGAGATCGCCGCGGGGTCGGACGAGCAGCCGACCGTGGCGGTGTCGGTGCCGCTCGGCGCGGGCCGGCTGACCCGCGAAGGGCTGACCGCGGACCCGCCGGACAAGGACGAGGTCAAGGCGCTGCGCCGCCGGATCCGCCTGGAGATGGCCGCGGTCGCGGGTCCGGTACTGCGGGCCGGCCGGCCGCAGCGTTCCGTCGCCAGCAGCAAGACGTTCCGTTCGCTGGCCCGGATCACCGGAGCGGCACCGTCCGCCGACGGACCGTACGTACCGCGCACGCTGAACCGGGACGACCTGAACGAGTGGATCCCGAAGCTCATCAAGATGTCGGCCGCCGAGCGGGCCTCGCTGCCCGGGGTCTCGGCCGGACGCGCGTCCCAGCTGACCGCCGGCGCGCTGGTTGCCGACGCCGTGATGGACCTCTTCGACCTGCCCGCGCTCGAGGTCTGCCCGTGGGCACTGCGCGAGGGTGTCATCCTGTCCCGGCTCGACCAGCTGCAACCCCGGTGA
- a CDS encoding SigE family RNA polymerase sigma factor — protein MVERDRAFAEFVEVASPSLRRTAFLVCGDRHKADDAVQDALYKLYLAWPKVQRVGNPFAYARRMVVNAAHDGGRRPWRREVSIAEVPDSPGRDDFAAGHAERDVVLEALRALGPRQRACVVLRYYEDLSVEQTAEILGCSEGTVKSQSARGLETLRQAIDRAQPKCQAL, from the coding sequence ATGGTGGAGCGGGACCGGGCGTTTGCCGAGTTCGTGGAGGTGGCGAGTCCATCGCTGCGGCGGACGGCCTTCCTGGTGTGCGGAGACCGGCACAAGGCGGATGACGCCGTCCAGGACGCGCTGTACAAGCTGTACCTCGCCTGGCCGAAGGTCCAGCGGGTCGGGAACCCGTTCGCCTATGCGCGCCGCATGGTGGTCAACGCGGCGCACGACGGCGGGCGACGGCCCTGGCGGCGCGAGGTCTCGATCGCCGAGGTACCGGACTCACCCGGACGCGACGACTTCGCGGCCGGGCACGCCGAGCGGGACGTCGTACTCGAGGCCCTTCGTGCGCTCGGGCCGCGGCAACGCGCCTGTGTGGTGCTGAGGTACTACGAGGACCTCTCGGTCGAGCAGACCGCGGAGATCCTCGGATGCTCCGAAGGCACCGTGAAGAGCCAGTCGGCGCGCGGCCTCGAAACTCTCCGACAGGCCATCGACCGGGCGCAGCCCAAGTGCCAGGCGCTGTGA
- a CDS encoding ABC transporter permease produces MTPRVTFAVAARVLAQLRRDHRTVAMLIVLPALLVSLMWWMFNDSPMVFDRIGGPLLAVFPSIIMFVVTSVATLRERSTGTLSRLFTMPMGKLDFLLGYALAFALIAVVQAVVVVSIALYLLDLDIQGAAWQLGVVAVLDGVLGTALGLFASAFAATEFQAVQMMPAVMIPQILLCGLLVPREQLPTVLQAISDVLPLSYAVDAVLGVAKGNGFTTGTGGDTLVVAGFILAALGLGAATLKRRTA; encoded by the coding sequence ATGACACCGCGCGTGACGTTTGCCGTAGCAGCTCGGGTGCTGGCCCAGTTGCGGCGGGACCACCGGACGGTGGCGATGCTGATCGTGCTGCCGGCGCTGCTGGTCAGCCTGATGTGGTGGATGTTCAACGACTCGCCCATGGTCTTCGACCGCATCGGCGGGCCGCTGCTGGCGGTGTTCCCGTCGATCATCATGTTCGTGGTCACCTCGGTCGCGACGCTGCGCGAGCGGTCGACCGGCACGCTGTCCCGGCTGTTCACGATGCCGATGGGCAAGCTGGACTTCTTGCTCGGGTACGCGCTGGCGTTCGCACTGATCGCTGTTGTGCAGGCGGTGGTGGTTGTCTCGATCGCCTTGTATCTCTTGGATCTGGACATCCAGGGCGCGGCGTGGCAGTTGGGTGTGGTCGCCGTACTCGATGGTGTGCTCGGTACGGCGCTCGGTCTGTTCGCCAGCGCTTTCGCAGCCACGGAGTTCCAGGCTGTGCAGATGATGCCGGCCGTGATGATTCCGCAGATCCTGCTGTGCGGCTTGCTCGTCCCACGCGAGCAACTGCCGACGGTCCTGCAGGCGATCAGCGACGTACTGCCACTGTCCTATGCAGTAGACGCCGTGCTGGGGGTTGCCAAAGGCAACGGCTTCACTACTGGCACAGGAGGCGACACGTTGGTCGTAGCCGGCTTCATCCTCGCGGCTCTCGGCCTAGGCGCAGCAACCCTAAAACGCCGCACCGCCTGA
- a CDS encoding ABC transporter ATP-binding protein, with protein MMKNAVSCHDVVVVRGDREVLHGVGFDLRAGTVTGLLGPSGCGKTTLIRAIVGLQARVTGDVSVLGLPAGATKLRGRIGYVTQEPSVYGDLTVTENLRFFAAVLGVPSSDVERVVDAVDLASHADDRVDELSGGQRSRASLAAALLGSPELLVLDEPTVGLDPVLRRDLWNLFHELADAGATLLVSSHVMDEASRCDRLLLMRDGELLADDTPQDLLLSAGTDDLEKAFLTLIERKAGAR; from the coding sequence ATGATGAAAAACGCGGTGAGCTGCCATGACGTCGTCGTGGTGCGCGGCGACCGGGAGGTCCTGCACGGGGTCGGGTTCGACCTCCGGGCCGGGACGGTGACCGGCTTGCTCGGGCCGTCCGGCTGCGGCAAGACGACGCTGATCCGCGCCATCGTCGGCCTGCAGGCGCGGGTGACCGGTGACGTCTCGGTCCTCGGGCTGCCGGCCGGTGCAACGAAGCTGCGCGGCCGGATCGGCTACGTGACGCAGGAGCCCAGTGTGTACGGCGATCTCACCGTCACCGAGAACCTGCGCTTCTTCGCGGCTGTCCTCGGGGTCCCGTCGTCCGACGTGGAGCGGGTGGTCGACGCGGTCGACCTCGCGTCGCACGCGGACGACCGGGTCGACGAGCTGTCCGGCGGTCAGCGGTCCCGTGCGTCGCTGGCGGCCGCACTCCTCGGCAGTCCGGAGCTCCTGGTGTTGGACGAACCAACGGTCGGACTGGATCCGGTGCTGCGTCGCGACCTGTGGAACCTCTTCCACGAGCTCGCCGACGCCGGTGCGACGTTGCTCGTGTCGAGCCACGTGATGGACGAGGCGTCCCGCTGCGACCGTCTGTTGCTGATGCGCGACGGGGAGCTCCTCGCCGACGACACACCACAGGACCTGCTGCTGTCAGCAGGGACCGACGACCTCGAGAAGGCGTTCCTCACGCTGATCGAACGGAAGGCTGGTGCGCGATGA
- a CDS encoding DUF695 domain-containing protein, which produces MPIFKRPTLKRRRRSAVEADPIGAFWSWWSSTGAGTVADAVARREPAAANEELSERIARIHPDLEWELGPGLHAEHVLIVTAAGNPDQRAVARRWLRGAPPSDRTWEYADLRRPGPAVTISFDGLPPVAIDESVVSIEPDAASVHVGVHHPAFASLSVDVQRRMTFLILDLVLGEEMVETWVGAIDTLPEAPSGAVPVMELLPAVAGFAAEHTLEDGSPAWKMLEGTRDGQRVIATAEYPLRSIRRPHLDTHVAVSIRYPVVREDGLPEAEMLDELRAFEDHLTDRLGGSGNLLAHETSAGTRILHYYIDGTTPADAQLQAATTGWPHGKVTVTTAPDPAWHNVAHLAG; this is translated from the coding sequence ATGCCCATCTTCAAGCGGCCCACTCTCAAGCGTCGCCGCCGGAGCGCCGTGGAGGCCGACCCGATCGGCGCGTTCTGGTCCTGGTGGTCCAGTACCGGCGCCGGCACCGTCGCGGACGCCGTCGCCCGCCGCGAACCCGCCGCCGCGAACGAGGAGCTGAGCGAGCGGATCGCGCGCATCCACCCCGACCTGGAGTGGGAGCTCGGCCCCGGGCTGCACGCCGAGCACGTGCTGATCGTCACCGCCGCCGGCAACCCGGACCAGCGCGCGGTCGCCCGGCGCTGGCTGCGCGGCGCCCCGCCGTCCGACCGGACCTGGGAGTACGCCGACCTGCGCCGGCCCGGGCCCGCCGTGACGATCTCGTTCGACGGGCTGCCCCCGGTCGCGATCGACGAGTCGGTGGTGTCGATCGAACCGGACGCGGCCTCGGTGCACGTCGGCGTGCACCATCCGGCGTTCGCGTCGCTGTCGGTGGACGTGCAGCGGCGGATGACGTTCCTGATCCTCGACCTGGTGCTCGGCGAGGAGATGGTGGAGACGTGGGTCGGCGCGATCGACACGCTGCCGGAGGCCCCGTCCGGCGCCGTACCCGTCATGGAGTTGTTGCCGGCAGTGGCCGGGTTCGCGGCCGAGCACACGCTCGAGGACGGCAGCCCCGCCTGGAAGATGCTGGAAGGCACGCGCGACGGGCAGCGGGTGATCGCGACCGCGGAGTACCCGCTGCGCTCGATCCGCCGGCCGCACCTCGACACCCACGTCGCCGTGTCGATCCGGTACCCCGTCGTACGGGAGGACGGGCTGCCCGAGGCAGAGATGCTCGACGAACTGCGGGCGTTCGAGGACCACCTGACCGATCGACTGGGCGGCTCCGGCAACCTTCTGGCCCACGAGACCTCCGCCGGCACCCGCATCCTGCACTACTACATCGACGGCACGACGCCCGCCGACGCCCAACTCCAGGCCGCCACCACCGGGTGGCCGCACGGCAAGGTCACCGTCACCACCGCGCCCGACCCCGCCTGGCACAACGTCGCCCACCTCGCCGGCTGA